The genomic region ATGGCCCCGGTCGGCATCAGTCTTTTACTGGCTGCCCTGCTGACGGGTTGCGCGGCCAAGTCGGCAGGCCCAACCACTGGCTCGCTGTTAGGAGGGTCAACGGCCGCGACCCCAACCGTTCAGACCCAGCCCGTCTATTCTTCGGTCCCGGCCCCGAAGGGGCCCAAGCTTACCATCTCGGTGATGGATATGAACGTCACTTCGGGCCTTTCCCCGCAGGAGGTGTCGATGCTGACCGACAAACTGCTGAACGAGTTCGTCAACACCAAATTCTACAAGGTGGTGGAACGCTCCAAGCGCGATGAGATCCTCAAGGAACAGGGCTTCCAGCAAAGCGGGGCCTGCGATCAGGGGGCCTGCCTGGTGGAGGCCGGACAGCTTTTAGGCGTGCAGAAGATGGTGGGCGGCACCATCGGCAAGCTGGGCGTGATGTACGTGGTGGAACTGCGGATCATGGACGTCAAGACCGGGGAGATAGACCAGGCCTTTTCCCGCAAGTACTCAGGGGACGTGTCCAATCTGCTTGATGCCATGCGCGAGGCGGCAGTGGTGTTCTCGGGCGGCACGGCGGTCCCGGCGCAAGCCAATCCCGCCGGACAGAGCCAGCCGCTGAAGAGAAGAAAATAGCAAGAAGGAACTCAACTCGCTAATTATTCTATTTCCATTGCCACGAGCTTTAGCTCGTGGTTGAATGATCAAAAATATTATCTTAGGGTTTAAACCCCGCTTGTACTCCGCAGGAGGGATTGGGTTTCATTAGATTTCTTACCACGACCTGAAGGTCGTGGTAATGCTTGTACTGAGTGACATACTGAGTCTGCTGAAGTGCAGAGCTGAAGCGGAATGAGTTCAAAATAAATCAATCATCTATGCCCAAACTGAAATTCATATTCGGGGTTCACAACCACCAGTAGTTGAAAACACGAAGCAGGAAGAACATGGAGAAAAACAATAAAAACGGTGCGGATTTCAAGAACACCATTGACCTTATCGTAAAAAAGATCCGGCCCCAAAAAATAATTCTTTTCGGCTCCAGGGCTGACCGCAAGAACAAGGAATGGAGCGATTATGACATTTGCCTGCTTAAATCCGGCGTTGTCAATAAACGGAAAATGGCCCAGGATATCTACAAAATGCTGTGTGGCTGTAATATCGCCATGGATATAATCGTGGAAACTCCCGAGAATTATTTAAAGCTCAAAAGCAACCGGTTTATGATCTACAGCGAGATCGCGAAAAACGGGAAAGTGGTTTATGAAAAATAGCGACCTGGCCAAAGAATGGCTTAAAAGAGCGCAAAGCAATCTGGCGAAAGCCAAGGCCAGAAGGTCTTCCCGGGCCATTCTCTACGAAGACTTGGCATATGACTGCCAGCAGGCGGCGGAGAAATCGTTAAAGGCTCTTTTGGCCCACAGGGGTACAGAATTTCCCAAGACCCATTCGATCAACTTGCTTCTGGACATAGTAAAATCCAAGAACATCACCATCCCGGCAGTTATCAGACAATCCTCGGTCTTGACCGAATATGCCGTTGAGACAAGATATCCCGGCGATTATGAGCCGGTCAAGCGCGGGGAATATTTAAAAGCTTTGAAATTGGCGGTAGCCATAGTGGGCTGGGTGGAAAAGAAGATGCAGACAACAGATATATTTGAAAAATAAATGCCCAAACTGAAATTCATATTCGGGGTTCACAACCACCAGCCGGTGGGCAATTTCGACTTTGTGTTCGAGGACGCCTACCAGAAGGCCTATAAGCCTTTTCTGGATGTCGTCTCCGGCTATCCCTGGTTCAAATTCACCCTGCACAACAGCGGCTGCCTGTGGGAGTGGCTGGAACAGCATCACCCGGAATACCTGGAACAGGTCAACACCCTGGTCCGGGCCGGGCAGGTGGAACTGCTGGGCGGGGGCTTTTACGAGCCCATCATGCCGGCCATCCCCGACCGCGACAAGCAGGGCCAGCTGAAGATGATGTCGGAATTCCTGAAGAACAGGTTCGGCAAAGCCCCGGCCGGAGCCTGGCTGGCCGAGCGGGTGTGGGAGCCGGGGCTGGCCTCGGTCCTGGCCGACGCCGGGATTAAGTACACGGTGCTGGACGACTATCATTTCAAATGCTCCGGCAAGAACGACCAGGACCTTGACGGCCACTACATCACCGAGGATCAGGGCAAGCCGCTGGCGGTCTTTCCCATCAGCCAGCAGCTCCGCTATCTGATCCCCTTCCATAACGTGGACGAGGTCATCGCCCACCTTAAAACCCTGCACCAGCCCGGTCGGGATGCGCTGGCCGTATTGGCCGACGACGGGGAAAAGTTCGGGGTCTGGCCCGGCACCCATGAGCTGGCCTATGAAAAGGGCTGGCTGAAAAACTTCCTGGACGCGCTGGAAGCAAACAAGGAGTGGCTGGAGCTGTCCACTTTCAGCCAGGCGCTGGAAGCGTTTCCGGCCAGGGGCCGGATCTATCTGCCCACCGCCTCCTACGCCGAGATGGGGGAGTGGGCGCTGGAACCAAAGTCCGAGGCGGTCTATTCGGAGCTGACCCAAAGGCTGAAGGCCGAGGGCAGCTACCAGCGCTACAGTCCGTTCGTCAAGGGCGGCACCTGGCGGGATTTTTTGACCAAATACCCCGAATCAAACAACATCTACCGCAAGATGCTCTCGGTCTCGGCCAAGGCGGCTGGCCAGGGCCCGGATGTCCTGCGGGAACTATACCGGGGACAGTGCAACTGCGGATACTGGCACGGGGTCTTTGGGGGCCTGTATCTGCCGCATCTGCGCGAGGCTCTGTACCGGCATCTGATCCGGGCCGAGAATCTGATGGAACCGAAGCCTGAACCTTCTGCGCCCTCGTTTGAGGCCAGGGAATTCGATTTTGACGGTGACGGCCGGAACGAAGTGGAACTGTTCAACCGCCATGACAGGCTTCTTCTATCCCCGTCCTTCGGAGGCGCCATGATCGAATGGGATGCCCGGGAAAAGGAGATAAATCTGTTCGACACCCTGGCCCGCCGGCCCGAAAGCTACCATCGGAATATTCCGAAGCCGGGCGATCAGGGCGCATCCCAGGGCAAGAGCATTCACGAGATGCTGGTCTCCAAGGAGGAGGGCCTGACGGATCTGCTGTTCTACGACTCCTTCCGCCGGGTAGGCCTGGTGAACCACCTGCTGGGGCCGGAGACGGACCTGGAATCTTTTTACCGCAACTGCCACCAAGAGCAGGAACCGGGCCTGGCCGGAGCATGGGTTTATCAAACAAACAGACAGGCGGAACGGGTGACGGTGGAACTCACAAAAATCATAAACGATCTGACCATTGCCAAGAAGATCGTCTTCGGGACCGGGCCGTCATTCAAGATAGAATACAGCTGGGTGAACAGCGGTCTTAAGGAAATGGAGATCTGGCCGGGGATAGAGTTCAACTTCGGCCTGCTGTCTTCGGGTTTCGGGCGGCACTGCCGGAGCGCCAGCCGGATACTGCCCACCGAAGCCCTCAACGTCCGGGCCCAGGATCAGGATGTTTCCCAGCTCTCGGTGATAGACGGCTACCGCAACCTTTCCGTCGACTTTGACCTGGACCAGGCCTGGGACCTCTGGCGCTTTCCGGTGGAGACCGTCTCCCAGTCGGAATCGGGGCTGGAGAGGAACTACCAATGCTCGTGTTTTTTATGGCATAAAAAGATAAAACTTTTGCCGGGCCGGCCGCAAACATTAATTTTCACACTGGAACATAAGGCAATTTGATGCAGGAAAGATCTTTCACCATCGTCAACCGTTTGGGAATGCACGCCCGGCCCTCGGCCCTGTTCGTCAAGACCGCCGGGAAATTCAAATCCAAGGTCTGGGCCCGCAAGGAGGAGACCGAGGTCAACGGCAAAAGCATCATGGGGGTGATGATGCTGGCGGCCGAGCCTGGTTCCACCCTCACCGTCCGGGCCGATGGCGAGGACGAAGCCCTGGTGCTGGACGCCCTGGGCAGGTTGATAGCCGATAAATTCAACGAGGATTAAAAAAGTGAACGCCGAATACAGGATCAACGGCCTGCCGGCCTCTCCGGGCATTGCCATCGGCCGGGCCTTCGTCTACCGCAAGGCGGCCGTCACGGCCGTCAAATACCGGGTAAGCGACACCGGGCGGGAGCTGGAGAAATTCAAGGCCGGCCTGATCCGGGCCAAGGCCGAATTCTCCGAACTGAAACAGCAGATCGTGCTGCGGATGGGGGAGGAGGCGGCCGCCATCTGGGACGCCCAGCTGCTGATGCTGGACGATCCCGAGACCTTCGAAGGCACGGTCCGCCGGATCAAGGAACAGCGGCAGGACGCCGCCTCGTCCTTC from bacterium harbors:
- a CDS encoding DUF1926 domain-containing protein, with product MPKLKFIFGVHNHQPVGNFDFVFEDAYQKAYKPFLDVVSGYPWFKFTLHNSGCLWEWLEQHHPEYLEQVNTLVRAGQVELLGGGFYEPIMPAIPDRDKQGQLKMMSEFLKNRFGKAPAGAWLAERVWEPGLASVLADAGIKYTVLDDYHFKCSGKNDQDLDGHYITEDQGKPLAVFPISQQLRYLIPFHNVDEVIAHLKTLHQPGRDALAVLADDGEKFGVWPGTHELAYEKGWLKNFLDALEANKEWLELSTFSQALEAFPARGRIYLPTASYAEMGEWALEPKSEAVYSELTQRLKAEGSYQRYSPFVKGGTWRDFLTKYPESNNIYRKMLSVSAKAAGQGPDVLRELYRGQCNCGYWHGVFGGLYLPHLREALYRHLIRAENLMEPKPEPSAPSFEAREFDFDGDGRNEVELFNRHDRLLLSPSFGGAMIEWDAREKEINLFDTLARRPESYHRNIPKPGDQGASQGKSIHEMLVSKEEGLTDLLFYDSFRRVGLVNHLLGPETDLESFYRNCHQEQEPGLAGAWVYQTNRQAERVTVELTKIINDLTIAKKIVFGTGPSFKIEYSWVNSGLKEMEIWPGIEFNFGLLSSGFGRHCRSASRILPTEALNVRAQDQDVSQLSVIDGYRNLSVDFDLDQAWDLWRFPVETVSQSESGLERNYQCSCFLWHKKIKLLPGRPQTLIFTLEHKAI
- a CDS encoding HEPN domain-containing protein, with the protein product MKNSDLAKEWLKRAQSNLAKAKARRSSRAILYEDLAYDCQQAAEKSLKALLAHRGTEFPKTHSINLLLDIVKSKNITIPAVIRQSSVLTEYAVETRYPGDYEPVKRGEYLKALKLAVAIVGWVEKKMQTTDIFEK
- a CDS encoding HPr family phosphocarrier protein, whose translation is MQERSFTIVNRLGMHARPSALFVKTAGKFKSKVWARKEETEVNGKSIMGVMMLAAEPGSTLTVRADGEDEALVLDALGRLIADKFNED
- a CDS encoding CsgG/HfaB family protein, producing MKRKMAPVGISLLLAALLTGCAAKSAGPTTGSLLGGSTAATPTVQTQPVYSSVPAPKGPKLTISVMDMNVTSGLSPQEVSMLTDKLLNEFVNTKFYKVVERSKRDEILKEQGFQQSGACDQGACLVEAGQLLGVQKMVGGTIGKLGVMYVVELRIMDVKTGEIDQAFSRKYSGDVSNLLDAMREAAVVFSGGTAVPAQANPAGQSQPLKRRK
- a CDS encoding nucleotidyltransferase domain-containing protein, which translates into the protein MEKNNKNGADFKNTIDLIVKKIRPQKIILFGSRADRKNKEWSDYDICLLKSGVVNKRKMAQDIYKMLCGCNIAMDIIVETPENYLKLKSNRFMIYSEIAKNGKVVYEK